Genomic DNA from Equus asinus isolate D_3611 breed Donkey chromosome 10, EquAss-T2T_v2, whole genome shotgun sequence:
gctggagcagtgAGTGAAAAGGAGACTAAAGAAGACAGAAGAAGTGAGTTTATCAGGGGCTCGCCTGTTTTCCCAAAAAAACAGCCCATTGCTTAGTCTTGTGAGTTTCTGCCAGTGGTGCCATCATTCACCTATTACCAGGCTTCAACTGTTATTCGTCTCTTTAGAAACTGAAATCTACCCTTGGTCATTCTCATGGATGTACGGGAGGAACTGGGGACCTCTTGGGAAGTTGATGCAACAGCTTGGGTCAGAAATGATGAGACTCAAGCTAAGGCTGTGGGAATGAGGATATGGGGGACTTCTCCAGCCACATCTGTGTTCCCTAAGCTGGGCTCAAGGGTTAGCCCTGGTGAGTGGTTGCTAAGTTGTCCCCAAGTCTAGACCTACCTCTATGATTACTTTGTGAACTCTATTTCCATCTCCCTCATCTTCATCCATTCTCCTTGTCCTCTGCAAAATTCCTCAACCCTAATGAATTGCACATGACTTCCTTCCTCCCACGCTCAGCCACCTGGCACATAGGGATACTTTCCCTAACCATGCCAATGACACCACTCATGGTTCCCAGCTGAGTTGAGCCTTCCTACTCCTTGTCAATCATCTTGCTTATCCTTGATAATCACCCCTTTCCATTCCCCCTCAGCAGCTTTTCCAAGCTCTTACATGGCCCTCCAGCCCCCGACACAACTTTCAAGTTATTTGGGATAATGTACAAAGTCTTCCTCAATTTGGGACCAGACAGCCTTGTTAACATCTTCCACAACCACTTACAACTTACCCTATGTTCCCACCTTCCTGAACTCTGCACCATTCTCCAAACAACTCAGGTTCTTTCAAGCTTTGCatgttctcttccctctgcttgaagtcctcttccctcttcctatCCTGTTAGATTCCTGCTCACCTTTCAAGACCCAGCTAAGAGATGACCTTCTCCATGACTCCCTCCTCACCTTCCCAGGCAGAGTTCACTGTAAATTCCTCCACTGGCTGCTCACTTCTCCATGTTCCCAACACTTTGTAAGGTCTCCTTACTATAGAACCTTCCACCTTGTATTCTATGTATCTAAtatgtgtctgtctcctccaaGACTTTGCAAGCTCCTTGGGGACAAGGACTTAATTCAATGTATCTCTGTATTCCAGAGTTAAAGAGAAAGTCAGCCTGGGAAAATGTTCGTTGAGTGAGTGACATAATGAAGAGATTTAAACAATGAATGAGTGCATGCATCAATTAAGGAACAATTAGCAAGTGGATAAATGAGtaagaaaatgagcaaatgagACATGAAGgagtaggtgaatgaatgaatgagtgtgttaagtgaatggatgaatgaatgcaagAAATATTTGAGCAAGCGAATGAGAAAGTAACAAGTGCAGAGATGAATCAGTGGGTCAAACAATGAGTCCAAATGAATAAGTGacttagtaaataaataaatgcatcgTTCAATGGTTTAGCTAATGCAGGATGAGTTAGTGAACAAATTCATGAGCGAATGAacggatgaatgagtgaatgaaccaatgcacagaagaatgaataaatgaatgagaagatGAGTAAACCAATGCATGGAAAAATgagtataaatgaataaatgagtgaatgaatagatgaacaaGGGAGTGAATGAGTGAAGAAATCATTGCAGAAAGgtatgaatgagtgagtgaatgactgCAAGAGTTAGTGAGTGAATTAACCAATACGTATATGAACAACTTTGGCCAAATGGCTGCAATGAGCCCGTCAGCAGCTTCCCCACAGCCTGACTTTCCAGCTCTGGTTCCATCCTCCCAGGCACCATCACCACCCACCCTGTCACAGACCAGCACTCACCAGATAATGATGCCCACCAGCCTCATAATAGCCTCATTGAGGCTGTCAAAGAAGTCTCGCAGGACTCGGCCCTTGTGTTTCATGCCACCGATGACCAGCCCGAAGGCCACAGAGAAGACCACAAGGCCCAGGGCATTGATGCCATTGGCCGAGCCAGGCACAGGCACAGTCTCCTCAAAGCTCAGCACCTCCTGCAAGGTGCCCAAGGCTCGCGTGACATTTTCCAGGAGGCTGCTTCCATTCTCCATTGAGGATAGAGGAGGCACGGAGGGGCCCAGCTCAGATCCGTTCTCTGTCCTCACAATGGTCCTGGTTACCAACCTCGTGCTGTACTGCGTCTTGAACTGAAATATGGAGAGATTGGGGCCAAATATGATTCAGCAgatgcatcagaatctcctggagaaATTTCCTTCAAACGTCAATTCCTGGTTCCCACACCCTGGAGAGTCTTATTCAGTAGATCTGAATCAGTGAATGGATGATTTGACCAACACATAGAAGAATAAGTGAATGAAGAGATGATTGAGGGAGGGAACAGCCACCACCTGGGGGAATGAGTATAGATTCTGCATTTTGCACAAGCTCCCCAGGCACTGCTCAGGCAGATTTGGGGGCCTCTCTCCTCAACCATTTATGGTCAAAAGCCTTGGATTCTCCTCCAATACCATTCCCAGGCAGCCCTGGGCTTAAGTCTTCCTCTCTAACCCTCTCTTAATCATCACACCAATGTCCCAGTCTCTTCCAAAAGCCTCTGGCCATTGCTCTGTCAGGCCCTTCTTCACACCCTTCACCCCTGGACCGTTCACTCAGCAGCAAGCTTCCCCCACCCTCCAAGCCTCCTTGATGAAACTGTGTATTTCCTCCTGACCTGTTTGAAGCAGGCCTCCACAAGGTTGGGCGGAAACATATTTCTGCAGAAAAGCATCAGATAAAGGGAAGTTAGACCTTGGAGAGGAATCTAGGGTGATAATAgctataataataacaacagcaataataataatggcagccAACATATGAACACTTCCTCTAGGCCAAGCACTGAGCTAAGTGCCTTATCTATATGATCTGATTTATACATTAAAATAACCCTAGAAGTGAGTGCTACTGATTTTACACACATTTTACACACAAAGAAACCAAAGCACAAAAAATCTATGTAAgctacccaaagtcacacagctgccaAGGGCTGAAGATGTACCTCAAATTCAGGTCTGTTTGAGCCCTCAGTGGGACCTTATGCCACCTCAGGGACCTCAGTTCACACACACATTATCACACATGATAATGATGCCTCAAAATCACACTGACAGCTCCTGAATTCCCCCAACCCTGGGTTCCTCCCAAGTTGGTGACTAGAGTATCACTCGGGCCAGCTTTGATTCCAACTGACACAATCTTGCTGCTCTAAGAGAATCATTCACCCTGCAGTGGAATTTAGGGACACCAGACAAACGCCAGCTGTCTGAGCCCATCCCAAGATGCTTAAGCTACAGCCTCCCCAGCCTAGGGGTCAAAAGATCATATCCTAGGAGTCCGTTGCTCTCAGAGGATTTGTGCAAGGCTCCAGGGCATAAAATGGGTACCAATAAAACCAGGCTCAACTTGGGTGCTGCCATTTCCAGGCTGAGTCAGCCTGTCCCCTTAGTCTCTGCTTGAGCATAAATTGTTGCATGGAGGGCCAAAATTCCCATCAAAATTAGAAAGGACGTCACCTGACCAGGTCCATGAAGGCATCGGCTGTAGGGATGGTCTCGATCCGACCCTCGCGGTGCAGCCCCTCCTTGGAGCCCTTCCCAGGATGGATGATGGTGACCATGAGGATGCCGATGAAGACTGCGATGACCGTGGTCACCATGTAATATACAGCTGCCCGCATCCCCATCCGCCCTGTCGCCTTGTTATCCAGGGACGCCATACCTGGAGAACAGGTAGTATAGCCCCAAGCAGCCCCATCGACACCCGaccacccactctcccatccatTTGCtccaccctcccacaccaccagTTCAACCACCATTCCACTAAGCACACCCTCCTCCTATGCCGCACCCACCACCCATGTCACCATGTCATCGTTCTTCAAGctccattctcttttccatatacattttcCACTCCATCTTTTTTCCCAAACACTACTTCACTAACCTTCCCTCTACTTCAAGCCAATCTTTTCAATCCCCATCCCATTCTCCATTTACCCCCATTTTGCAACATAATTTAATTCCACTCTTCACTCCGCTATCCACCCCAAATCACACCTCACTCCAACCCACCTCACTGCATACTCTCTGTAGTAGATACTTTTGGTGCCCTATTCAGACACCCTTTACCAGAATGATACACCTATCCTACAGCTGCTAAGTGTGTTGGCTGCTAACAGCTCATGCTACCTACCTCTGCTGAGAACTGCCCTCAGCAGAAAGGAGCTTCCTCACCCAGAAAGGCCCCATTGGAGACCTACAGCCAATGGCTGCTTGGTACAGGGATTAAAAAGCCAGCTCCTTTGACTTGGGTGGAGGAAGAGTTGGGGGGATCAATTCTGCAGGGTTGCTCATGCTCCAGAGCTCCTCATAGGATCAGGCTGAGATGCCAGCCTTCTTCTGAACCAACATTTCTGCTTAGCTTCTTTCTCCCCCCCCCTCCAGTTCTCCTCACTTCCTCATAGGTTTCTCTTGAGAGCTATCCCTCAATAAATTGCTTGCACAAATATCCtcatctcaggctctgcttctaagAAACCCAACCCAAGAAACCATTCTTTCATGCTTGTCCCAAATTCTGGAGATTGGCAACTGACTATCAATGGGCCAAATCTGATCCACTGCCtctttttagaaataaagttttattggaacacaactaTGCCCACTTGTTTACATATTAATCTGCAGCTGCCTTTGCACTACAACAGGAGAGAAATGAGGAGTTGCACCAGACCGTATGGCCCtcaaaactgaaaatgttttctgtctggccctttacagaagaagtttgctAACTCCTGCATAGTCCATCCATACTTCCGTCTCACCTTCCACCCACCATCCTGTCACCCCCATCACAAACACTTCCATCCGCATCTCATCCCATTGCCACCCACACCACATCCCAGCAACCTTCCCTGGCTGTCCCACCACAACTTTTCTCCCATCTCTGGATGACACCAAGCCTCGGGCAGGCTGGTATTTTAACTCCAAGGAAAAGTACAGGAAAGTTCCTGAAATAAGTGGTGTAGATGATATGAGGTCCGGAACCTGGGTCTGACGCAGATTGGAGCTTTGGCCAAGGACTCAGGGCCAGACTCACACTCCATGTTTGAGGCCTGAGCTGGAGATGCGTCCCCATGCTTGGGACAGCCTCAGCTCCAGTTGGAGCCTGGTTTCCGGGATGGGTCTTGGAGGCCAGCGCTGCCGGCCTGGGCTCTCTCACCTGTGACCAGGCTGGAGACGATGAGTGGCAGCACCAGCATCTGCAGCATCCTCATGAGCAGCTCTCCAGGGAAAGAGAAGTACTTGATCTGGCGGTAGGTAAGCTGGTACGGACGCAGGGCAAAGGCCAGGCTGACCCCTAGGGCCAAAATGAGGGGTCCGTGGAGTGGAATTTGGGCCACTGAGCCCCAAGCAGGGGCCATCCATCTGAATAAGGATGTGTGTGGATGAGGGTGGCAGAAAGAGAGACACATTCTGAGTGTAGAAATGTATGAATTTGTGTATCATGTTGATGTGTGTGTAAATGCACACATTTACATGTACATATGCATGCATATGTGACACTGTACACTCACTTGTGCACATGTACCTGTGCCTGTATATGTGGCCCTATACACGGGATGCACATGTTTCTCCTCTGTGTGTATACAGGTGTGAGTTGTATGTGTACGTTACTGTTTTCAGACATGGGAGTGTATGTACATTTAAGTTCATAAGAGTGCTATAAGTATAGAGGAATGTATGTGCATGTACGAATGTGTTTCTAAGTTCTAGTAAATGCGTGCAAGTGTGATGTGCGTTCACGTTCCACCTGTAAGTTTTGTGAATGCATTAAAATGTGTTCATGTTTGTTGTCTGTTTACAAACAGAAAGGGTGTGTTTGTAtagtgtacacgtgtgtgtgtgtgtacacacgcaTATACATGTGACGTTGTACACACACAACTGTGTTGTACCCATTCGTGTGAGTGTGTCCCTGGTGGGGGTGCCGCTGGGGGGACGTGCGCATGTGTGCAGGCAAGAACCCGTGGGTGAAGTAAGGAGACGTGCGCGCAGGGAACTTCCCAGGAGTCCCGCTCTCGAGGGCTGCGCCGACTCACCCAGCACCACGGCGCTGACGGTCAGCAGGATGAAGGCGTTCCGGCGCAGGAAGCGCAGCACGTGCTCCCGCGTCAGGGTCTGCAGGCGCAGGCGCGTGCGCAGGGCCCGCTGCTGCAGGCTCTCCCGCAGCCGCTGCAGCCAGCCCGCGCGGCCCAGCCGCTGGCCGCTCTCCCGCAGGAACAGGCTGTTCCCGTGGCTGCTCATCGTCTATCTGCAGGGGACAGAGGGCCCGGGCCGGGTGAGGGACGGGACAGAGGGCGGATGTGGGTAGACAGGGACGGATGGAAAGGCGGAGGACGCTGGTGAGTCCTCCGGGGGAGTGCAGACAGCAGGGGAGGGGCGGTGTCGGTCTGTCGGGATGTGTTGGGGCTGGGCCACTGAGAACACAGCCTAGGGTTCAGGGGTCGTGTCCTGGCAGAAAAGGGCCAAGGTCTCCAGAATCACTCCTGGGCATGGCTGGGGAGAGGCGGGGAAGTAGACCACAATAGAATGGCCGCTTTTGCCATTCCCTGATTCCAGCCTCCTCTTTCACGAGATCATCACAAGCAACTGGGGGCTGCCCCGTCTCGCAAAGCAAACTAACAAGGCTTGCTGAGCGACAACTGCATGCAGAGCCCTAGACAAGGCACTTTGAGGCtagccccccaaaattcatacggTTCGGTGCCTGGCCTGGAGGTGCTGACAAGACGGCTTTCCACAAGGACAAAATCTGCAGGTACTGGCAAACAGTGGGTGCCCTATAATTGCAGCTGCTTGAATGCCCAGATGAGCAACTGCAGAGGGGGGGAGTCCCTCGGGATGGAAATGGGGATAATTCTTGACCCCCGTGGCTCTTCAGGATACATCTCTGCAGGAGAATGTGATGTTCAGAGTCTGCCTAGGGGGCAGGGCACTGTTATCCAAACTTCAGACTTCTATGTCTTTTCTTTACCTCCGGCCATATCCATGTAACTTCATTTACTTATCTAAATAAGTGTATCTAAAATGGTAACTTTAGATACATTACGTCATTCCTCTATGTCAAACTTTAGGTCATCATTTGAAAtgctaattatattttaatacatgttaaatgcatataaaaataaacacctGCCTATCCTCTTACCAGCTAAACACCTTACATGTATAAGGCAACTTAGAAATGTGACTTTCATAAGCCTGAGCAACTTTTGCCTTCCTGGACTCcttcctccattaaaaaaaaatattacaatCCTATTTTACGACTGCATTGGtctaaaaatgaatatattattttggaactagatagaggtgatggtcacgcaacattgtgaatgtactgaatgacattttaaaatggttggTTTCCTGTGATGTGAATTTCACCTAATATTAtatgttaaaacattttctttgacctAAAAGTTTAATTCTTTCTTGTGAttttaaaagaagtgaaagcatttCCATGGGTCCCTAAAAGTATGGTGGGCCCTGGGGACTGAGCCTCTGGTTTTCGAAGGACAACAATGTTGCAGGCACTGATGTCACAGCCAGAGTGGCAGTGCCTCCAGGCCAAGCACACTGGGAATTCTGCCATCCCTCTAGACTCACTCCCAGGCGGAGGCTGATCGCTAGAGATGGCATCACCCAGGCTCCCTGCCCACTGGCTCTCCTTTCGGTCTGGCCGTGGAAGGCAGCAGGTGGAGATGAGCATACTTGGCAGAGGCTATGTTCCTCCACCTCAGCCACAGCTCCCATCAGACAGTCCTCTGTACCTATCAGCCATtcgaatgtcttctttggaaaaatgtctattcagttcttctgcctattttttaattggattgtttgtttgttattgagttgtacgaattctttatatatctcagatattaactccttatctgatttatggtttgcaaaaattttctccaattctgCAGGTTGCCTTTgcatttcattgatcatttcttttgctacacagaagctttttagtttgacatagtcccacttattgatttttgcttttgttgtttgtgattttggtgtcatatgcaaAACATCAAAGCCAAGACCCACGCCAAGGAGCTTCTTcgctatgttttcttcttcaagttttatggtctcaggtcttatgtttaagtcttagGCTGATTCAAGTCAATTTTTgggagtggtataagataggggtccagccTCATTGTTCTGCAtgtgtttatccagttttcccaacaccatttgttgaagagactctcctttccccattgggtgttcttggctcccttgatGTGATAAAGGTGCCATCACTACAATGGCAATCGTATTATATATAAAGGTATCAAAACAACATGgcgtacaccttaaatttacacaatgttatgtgtcaaatatatttcaattaaaaaagaaagataattctCTGTTCCAGCCATGGCTTTCCCCAGGCCGctcgcctcctccctccctgcagcctccccACTGCTGCTGATCCCTGAGTGCTACACCAGCCACACTAGTTTCTCTTAACTCTGCTCATATCTTTGTAAATAGTCCCTAACTTAAACTCTTTGCAGTTCCCCCTTTTGAGTGTGCTGTTTCCTGACAGATACACCAGATTCATccaactcttagaaaaaaacatcCAGGCCAAAGGAAGACAGTGAATACTGTATCCTGTACTGAACTCTGCATATTTGGTTTGCCTGGGATCGCTGCACCTGTAGGGAGAACGTGGCCTTACCCAGCTACTCTCTGAGGGACCTGGCTTCTGACACCTCTCCTTACCaatctgcccccacccctgccccagtgcCTGATTTCATCAGGTCAGGGCTGGGAGTCTGGCAGAGGTCTCAGTTCCACCAGCAGGTAGgtccttggaattttttttttctttctttctttctttttttttttttgctgccaCTGGCTTAGCAGCTACTTTTCTAGGGCCACTGTCTTCCTTGCCCTCTGGTCCTCTCATATCCAAGTGATAGGACGTCGGCCTCACCTTTCCAGGCCCTGCTTCCTCCAGGTCTAACCCCCCTTTCCAATGGCCAACTCCAGTTGGGGTCCTGCTTCAAGTGGATCGCTCACTTTGAAAACAGGATGCTGCTTCTCACCTTGCTGTGAAAAATCCCAGACAGAGGACCACAGACTACAGAGGAAATGCGaaattcctccctctcctctagGATGTACATTCCCTGTCACCAAGCAGTAGCGTCCCACGGGTCCCAAGGGAGTGTCAGCTAAGATCTAAACTAGTCACAAAAAATCCAGAgctagttttctctctttcctgtctcttccTTACAAGAGGTAGTACAGTATAGAGCAGAGATAGACAAACCATGGTCTGagggccaaatccagccagccacttgtttttgtaaataaagctttattggcaAGCAGCACTCACTCAACGCGTATTGTCCATGGTTATACTTCGTGCTACCACGGCTGAGTGGAGCTGGTGGCACAGATCCTGTGGACCACAAGACAATCTCTCTAGCCTTTTACTGAAAAAGTTTGCAGACCCCTGGCCTAGCGGAAGAGCTTACGTGAGCTCTTTATTTCAAACCCCACTCCCCTTTGCAGGAACTGGTTACTGTCTGTGTGGCTCAGAGGGCAAAATTCACTGGacgcttagaacagtgcctggtgagCACAAAACATGTCAGCCATGGTTGAGGAAAAGCAGAAGCCCAGCAGACGTACAACTGAGGACAGAGAAGAATGCAGAAGCAGGAGTGTGTCTTCCTATCGATTTTCCTTGGTCCTGGGTACATTACTCACCAAGCAGTACTGGACTTGAAATGGTTTTCCCAGGATCTTGGCCTCCACTGGGGCCTTTCTCAGCCTCTCTTGGACCCCTGGGGCCTCCCCCCTCACCCTCGGTTCTCTCTTGTCCAGTCTCTCCTGGTTCTAGACATGGTCTTGACCTGCTTCTTAGGCTTCCTGCTCTAGACATGGCCCTTCTAGTGTCCCCAGTCTCTGCAGGGGTTCAAGGATGGGTCTTCCACCTGGTTCCCCCACCTCCAGACTCTTAGATATGGTGAGATGTGCCAGCCACCCCCCCCCGCTTGCAGCCAACGGGAACAAAGAAGGGCCTCCTACACCCTAGAACTGAAGCCAGCTGCTGTGGCAAAACGAGGCTACTTCCACACATTTTATCTAACACCCTGCAGCCGGAGGGTGAGtggggggagggaaaggaagcacGGAAATCACACAtcacacataacacacacactcCAAAACACAACCCCGCACGCCTCCTTGTGCAACTGACAGGTACAcaaccacacacagacacacagtcacacacagaaCTGTTCAGGCACATAACCCCACACACACCTTCAGAAATGCAGCTCCGCTCAGGTAGCATCAGTCATACCATccctacacacaaacacatgcacacacacttgcCACATTCATGCACACCGTCAGACACACAACCCCACACACACCTTCAAAGCCCTGCACAACTTCCCCTGTAAAAGGAACTGCAGTGGTTCTACaattcctacacacacacacacacacacacacacacacacacacacatcttgcGACACAGGACACAAAACTCCAAACAAATTCCTGCCAGTAGTTAAACATGCAGCCCCACACACCTTGGGAAGGCAAGCGCCCTCACACATTCAGTCTCTCGGCGGCACACACCACCACCGccccccccactcccacccccaccccacacacacacacacacacacacacacacacacacacgcagctcCACACCCAGCGCCCTGCAGCGGTGGCCAAAGTCTCAGTCACAACCAGGGCTGTCCGGAGTTGGAGGAATAAACCCCCGAATGGGGCCGGGATCAGAGCCCCAGAAAAGGACGAGGCACCAGGCACGGAGACGGATAGCTGTAACGATCCAGGCCGCGGACAGAGGCGCGGGAGGAGGCGGGcggagagaggggcagagagacccGCGGGTAACTAAGGCGCCAGGAAACAGCGAACGACtcaaaggggcagggaggagctGAGACAAAGGGCGGCGAGAGATGGGGAGGCAGGAGTAGGGCGCACCCCGCCCGCCTGACCCCAGGGTGGGCCGAGCCGTCCTCGGGTCCCGCCCGCCCCTGCCCTCAGAGCCCTTGCCCGCGCGGGGCCGCAGTCCCCCGACTCACCGCGCCTCGCCTGCGCTCCGAGGAGGACCGTGAGACCCGGAGTCCAGCGAAGCCCCGGCCCGGCAGCTGGCACCCGCCGGGGACGGCGCAGCGCTGGCGCGGGGACAGACGGCAGAGGCAGCGGCGCGGAGCCGGGACGCGCTGTGCAGCTGCGGGGATCCGGACCGGCCGTGCGCTCACGTGGGTGTGGGGGCGCCGCGcggccgggggagggggcgggatcCCCTCCGGGATGCCCCCCGCCTCCCCCGCGCCGGGCCAGGCTCCGCAGCCGCGCCCTAGAAAGGGCCCCGCGtgtttggggagggagggggatcCTGGAGCGGGAGGGGTGGGTGGCCTCTCCCGCCTGCGGCCCCCGCCGCCAGCTCAGAGCCGCGCCTCAGAGCCCGCGCCTTCCGCCGGCCCCTGAGCCCTCCTGAGGACTGGACGTCCCTGGAGAGCCCCGGGACAAGGCCGGGCACCTTGGGGCCTGCGCCTGCATCCTGGGCGGAGGTCTGGAGAAGGCGCAGGCCTGAGCGTATCGGAGACACGGCCGCAGCTCGGGCTCCGCTGCCCGCTTCTCCCTCCGGGGGCACATTCCTTGGCTACTTAGCCGCTGTGCGAGCTTGGGCcagctcctctccctctctgagcctggcttCCTCATTTAAACAACGGAGATGACTCTGCTGACCCCATAGAAAATTAAGGCTGAGAAAATTAAAACGCCTGAGCGTGGAAATACCCCGTGCAGCGTGAAGCCCTGTGCAAATGGGAGGTGTATAATTGCTGTTAGTATAGTAATTAATATTATTCTTTGCTGTCTTTAGGGTACGCCGGGCAATGTTGATCCTGCGTTTCTTCTCAAACGGCACTGACTCGGTTGCTTCCAACATCTTGGCCTCTCGTCATTCAGAGAGCTGAGCACAGAGCCCAGCACGTGATAAAAACCCAGTGTTGGCTACGTGTTTGCTGTCATTGTTCTCGTTGTTGCCGAGCAATTGTGAACTGCAGCTTCCTGGTCTAGGCAGGCGCTTCTACCTGTATTTAATCTACACACCCCTTTGAAGGAGATACCACCACCCGCATTTCTCCGTGAGGGTCAGgtgctcagagaggttcagcCGAAGGTTCACACAGCCAGGGAGCGTTCACTCTCCGTGTACACACAGCCAGGAAACCCACAACTCCAGTCaaatcatgattttttaaaaattagacaacTTCCAATGGAGGGACATTCAACAATATACCAGACGGGTGCTCCTCAACCTCGTCACGCCATCAAAAACAGGGGAAGCCCAGAAACCGTCACAGCAAAGAGGAGCCCAAGGAGACGTAAGACTAACTTGGGATCCTGCGGGGGCTCCTGGGGCAGAAAAGGGGTGTTAAGAGAAAACAGGATATCTGAACAGCGTGGACGTCAACGGTCGTGTTTCAATATTGGCTCATGAATTGTAATACATGTATTGTACTAAGACAGGATATTAATAGAGGAAATTGCGGGGGGAGGAtggggaactctctgtactatcttttttttttttaaggattttatttttttcctttttctccccaaagccccccggtacatagttgtatattcttcgttgtgggttcttctagttgtggcatgtgggacgctgcttcagcgtggtctgatgagcagtgccatgtccgtgcccaggactcgaaccaacgaaacactgggccgcctgcagcgcagcacgcgaacttaaccactcggccatggggccagcccctctgtacTATCTTTTTAATTTCCCTGTAAATATAAAACTGTTCTACACAACTGTGTCTGTTGATTTAAAAGATAAGTTTTCATCTACAGAGGGCATGCCTATTGATCTtaactgtattagaaattaaaactgagaatgtttttaaatatccattttaACATAAACTCTTTACATGGCAACAAAAATagtgtatttttataaaaattaactatattttccaaaacaaaaaattatgagaagaGTGGCAATGTTTTACACCTTTGCAGATTGCTTTATTGTCTAGCTTAATAACCAGAAGACGGGATTCTCCTCCAGTTGACCCTCATGATGTGCGGATTCTGTGTTTGCAAATTCATCCGCT
This window encodes:
- the SLC1A6 gene encoding excitatory amino acid transporter 4; the encoded protein is MSSHGNSLFLRESGQRLGRAGWLQRLRESLQQRALRTRLRLQTLTREHVLRFLRRNAFILLTVSAVVLGVSLAFALRPYQLTYRQIKYFSFPGELLMRMLQMLVLPLIVSSLVTGMASLDNKATGRMGMRAAVYYMVTTVIAVFIGILMVTIIHPGKGSKEGLHREGRIETIPTADAFMDLVRNMFPPNLVEACFKQFKTQYSTRLVTRTIVRTENGSELGPSVPPLSSMENGSSLLENVTRALGTLQEVLSFEETVPVPGSANGINALGLVVFSVAFGLVIGGMKHKGRVLRDFFDSLNEAIMRLVGIIIWYAPVGILFLIAGKILEMEDMAVLGGQLGMYTLTVIVGLFLHAGGVLPLIYFLITHRNPFPFIGGVLQALITAMGTSSSSATLPITFRCLEEGLGVDRRITRFVLPVGATVNMDGTALYEALAAIFIAQVNNYELNLGQITTISITATAASVGAAGIPQAGLVTMVIVLTSVGLPTEDITLIIAVDWFLDRLRTMTNVLGDSIGAAVIEHLSQRELELQEAELTLPSLGKPYKSLMAQEKGASRGRGGNESAM